The Martelella sp. AD-3 genome includes a region encoding these proteins:
- the moaD gene encoding molybdopterin converting factor subunit 1, with translation MTRLIYFAWVRERIGVAEEEISLPDAVTDVAGLLTFLKGRGEGYESALVEPDVIRVALDRVHAEHDAPLEGAREIALFPPMTGG, from the coding sequence ATGACAAGACTCATCTATTTCGCCTGGGTGCGCGAACGGATCGGCGTGGCCGAGGAAGAGATTTCCCTGCCGGACGCGGTCACGGACGTCGCCGGCCTGCTGACCTTTCTGAAGGGCCGCGGCGAAGGCTACGAGAGCGCTCTTGTGGAACCTGACGTTATCCGCGTGGCGCTCGACCGGGTGCATGCCGAGCATGACGCTCCGCTTGAAGGCGCCCGCGAGATCGCCCTTTTCCCGCCGATGACCGGGGGCTGA
- a CDS encoding DJ-1/PfpI family protein — protein MPSSSDSLTVGFIMYPGLTQLDLFGPADVLNRMPGTEIKFLWKNLDPVIVDRGMRILPNTTFGQCQKLDIICVPGGPGQIALMDDDETLNFLRRIAPGCKLVTSVCTGSLVLGAAGLLKGYRATSHWSSIDQLSLFGAIPVEERVVMDRNRITGAGVTSGIDFALRVVENLMDRTTAQQIQLQMEYDPEPPYRCGTPKTAPPEILDSVRARLHMFLSSRRSASERAAERLNSKKSG, from the coding sequence ATGCCTTCCAGTTCCGACTCGCTTACCGTGGGCTTCATCATGTATCCGGGCCTCACGCAGCTTGACCTTTTCGGGCCCGCAGACGTCCTGAACCGGATGCCGGGCACCGAGATCAAGTTCCTGTGGAAGAACCTCGATCCCGTGATCGTTGACCGGGGCATGCGCATCCTGCCGAACACGACCTTCGGGCAATGCCAGAAGCTCGACATCATCTGCGTTCCGGGCGGGCCCGGCCAGATCGCCCTGATGGATGACGACGAAACGCTGAACTTCCTGCGCCGCATCGCGCCCGGCTGCAAGCTGGTCACATCGGTCTGCACCGGCTCTCTGGTGCTTGGAGCCGCCGGGCTTCTGAAGGGCTACAGGGCCACCTCGCACTGGTCGTCGATCGACCAACTGTCGCTGTTCGGCGCGATACCGGTGGAGGAGCGCGTCGTCATGGACCGCAACCGGATCACCGGCGCCGGCGTGACCTCGGGCATCGATTTCGCGCTGCGCGTGGTCGAGAACCTGATGGACAGGACCACGGCCCAGCAGATTCAGCTGCAGATGGAATACGACCCCGAGCCGCCCTATCGCTGCGGCACGCCGAAGACCGCGCCGCCGGAAATCCTCGACAGCGTGCGCGCGCGCCTGCACATGTTCCTCTCCAGCCGCCGTTCCGCCAGCGAGCGCGCCGCCGAGCGGCTGAACAGCAAGAAGAGCGGCTGA
- a CDS encoding molybdenum cofactor biosynthesis protein MoaE: protein MAVAPDVRIQAEDFDIAAEQAALGRGRADIGALVSFTGLCRDENGRLDALELEHYPGMAESEITRIAKTAIARFGLLGLTAIHRYGRISPGENIVLVIAAAPHRQAAFDGAAFVMDFLKTDAPFWKKEHLKGGGDNGWVEARAADLSAREDWQ from the coding sequence ATGGCCGTCGCCCCCGATGTCCGCATCCAGGCGGAAGACTTCGACATCGCCGCCGAGCAGGCGGCGCTCGGCAGGGGCCGCGCGGATATCGGCGCGCTCGTCAGCTTCACCGGGCTTTGCCGAGATGAGAACGGACGGCTGGACGCGCTTGAACTCGAGCATTATCCCGGCATGGCCGAAAGCGAGATCACCCGCATCGCCAAGACCGCCATCGCCCGCTTCGGACTTCTCGGCCTGACCGCGATCCACCGCTACGGCCGGATCAGCCCCGGGGAAAACATCGTGCTGGTGATTGCGGCCGCCCCCCACCGGCAGGCCGCCTTCGACGGCGCCGCCTTCGTCATGGACTTCCTGAAGACCGACGCTCCCTTCTGGAAAAAGGAGCATCTGAAGGGCGGCGGCGACAATGGCTGGGTCGAGGCGCGCGCGGCCGATCTTTCCGCCCGCGAGGACTGGCAATAA